Proteins from a single region of Syngnathus typhle isolate RoL2023-S1 ecotype Sweden linkage group LG10, RoL_Styp_1.0, whole genome shotgun sequence:
- the lingo4b gene encoding leucine-rich repeat and immunoglobulin-like domain-containing nogo receptor-interacting protein 4b produces MFAESLGGWLAWGILLQVGLDVSAGSCPPRCSCRPDAKEVICSGKHLNSVPEGFPSDTKHLDLTYNKIRTVGRRQFSGLHELQDLDLSDNMISMIEVEAFQGLQNLRTLRIKNNRLKILPVGVFSGLSGLRYLDLSHNEILVFLDYTFRETVNLQTLDADENDLVFISQRAFFGLESLQELNINRSNLTSIPTEALSHLQSLTYLRMLRLTVTTLPNNAFRRLHRLHTLILANWPSLDTVAGNSLSGLNLSALVISSCNLSTVPYSALRHLAYLRFLDLSYNPITVVHGNLLRDLQRLQELHLAGGNLLRVEPGAFKGLASLRMLNLTSNQLTTLEESTLHSVGNLQVLRLDGNPLSCDCRLLWVVRRRLRLNFDGRQPTCSSHDAAKQREFRDFSEKELTRVFTCRPARILDRRPQEARVEDGTTVLFTCKADGDPAPSITWISSHRNVISPAGRIRALPNGTLEVRFAQVHDSGTYQCLAGNAAGNDSITVGLYVKGGQRNRTIPFFPEEDWLEQPLIPQATNSSAQQAKPYPFDAKTLIIATTMGFLSFLSSVAICFIFMFFWSQSKGQIKHTATIDFVPRSSMGGGGDGGDGGRFTMKLI; encoded by the coding sequence ATGTTTGCCGAGTCTCTGGGTGGATGGCTGGCATGGGGCATCCTGCTCCAGGTGGGACTGGACGTCTCCGCAGGGAGCTGCCCTCCTCGCTGCTCGTGTCGGCCCGACGCTAAGGAAGTCATCTGCTCCGGCAAACATCTGAACTCCGTCCCGGAGGGCTTTCCCAGCGACACGAAGCATTTGGATTTAACCTACAACAAAATTCGGACCGTGGGGCGCCGCCAGTTCTCTGGCCTCCATGAACTTCAAGATCTGGACCTCAGTGACAATATGATCTCCATGATTGAGGTGGAAGCTTTTCAGGGGCTACAGAATCTCAGGACGCTTCGGATTAAGAATAATCGGCTCAAGATCCTCCCCGTGGGTGTTTTCTCTGGCCTGTCCGGTCTACGATATCTCGACCTGAGCCATAATGAGATTCTGGTTTTCCTGGACTACACCTTCAGAGAGACGGTGAATCTGCAGACGCTGGACGCCGACGAGAACGACTTGGTGTTCATTTCCCAGCGAGCTTTCTTTGGTTTGGAGAGTTTGCAGGAGCTCAACATCAATCGTAGTAATTTGACGTCCATTCCCACCGAGGCGTTGTCTCACCTGCAGAGCCTCACGTACCTCCGCATGCTGCGCCTCACCGTTACGACGCTGCCTAACAACGCTTTCCGCCGACTGCACCGGCTGCACACCCTGATCCTGGCCAACTGGCCCTCGCTGGACACGGTAGCCGGCAACAGCTTGAGCGGACTCAACCTGAGCGCTCTGGTCATCAGCAGCTGCAACCTCAGCACGGTGCCGTACTCAGCTCTGCGTCACCTGGCCTACCTGCGTTTCCTGGACCTGTCCTACAACCCCATCACTGTTGTTCATGGGAATCTGTTACGGGACCTCCAAAGACTCCAAGAGTTACATCTGGCCGGCGGGAACCTGCTGCGAGTAGAGCCGGGGGCCTTCAAGGGTCTCGCCTCGCTGCGAATGCTCAACTTGACATCGAACCAGCTGACGACTTTAGAGGAGAGCACCTTGCACTCGGTGGGGAACCTTCAGGTGCTGAGGTTGGATGGGAATCCCCTGTCCTGCGACTGCCGTCTGCTCTGGGTGGTCCGTCGGCGATTACGCCTGAACTTTGACGGACGGCAACCCACGTGCTCGTCCCACGACGCAGCCAAGCAGCGGGAATTTAGGGACTTTTCCGaaaaggagctgacaagggtcTTCACCTGCCGGCCCGCTCGGATCCTGGACCGTAGGCCGCAGGAAGCCAGGGTGGAGGACGGCACCACCGTTCTTTTCACCTGCAAGGCGGATGGGGATCCGGCACCGTCCATCACTTGGATCTCATCCCACAGGAACGTGATTTCTCCAGCGGGAAGAATCAGAGCTTTGCCCAACGGTACCCTGGAGGTGCGGTTCGCGCAGGTCCACGACAGCGGCACCTATCAGTGCCTCGCGGGCAACGCCGCCGGCAACGACAGCATCACGGTCGGCCTCTACGTGAAGGGGGGCCAGCGTAACCGGACCATCCCCTTCTTCCCAGAGGAGGACTGGTTAGAACAGCCCCTGATCCCTCAAGCCACCAACTCCTCGGCCCAACAGGCCAAGCCGTACCCCTTTGACGCCAAGACGCTGATCATTGCCACCACCATGGGTTTCCTGTCCTTCCTCAGCTCGGTGGCCATCTGCTTCATCTTCATGTTCTTTTGGAGCCAGAGCAAAGGCCAGATCAAGCACACGGCCACCATCGACTTTGTTCCTCGCTCCTCCATGGGCGGCGGAGGGgacggcggcgacggcggcagGTTCACCATGAAACTCATTTAA